From one Lycium ferocissimum isolate CSIRO_LF1 chromosome 7, AGI_CSIRO_Lferr_CH_V1, whole genome shotgun sequence genomic stretch:
- the LOC132062152 gene encoding zinc-finger homeodomain protein 3-like gives MANMLRANQAAKANRSLSSIVYGECTQNLLSSSVRYITDGCEAFAPGDPSGSIEALHCRFCNCHQNFYRRLNAGNHQPPPPPQSSSFDSGLVYSAPNLEQATQAEVNMEESNTNADNSVAESSFVPIRQTYDNTGNGKKLWDELCAEDDEKDQLDLTLNMGGNNNKNKHTYAEDLCCCYCLWFCCFCFMYLFERLITEDLV, from the exons ATGGCTAATATGCTTCGAGCGAATCAAGCTGCTAAGGCTAATAGGTCTTTAAGTTCAATCGTTTATGGTGAATGCACGCAAAATCTCTTATCAAGTTCTGTGAGGTATATTACCGATGGTTGCGAGGCTTTTGCTCCCGGCGATCCTTCCGGTAGCATAGAAGCCTTGCACTGTCGATTTTGCAACTGTCACCAAAATTTCTATCGTAGGTTGAATGCTGGCAATCACCAACCTCCACCTCCACCACAATCATCATC GTTTGATAGTGGCCTTGTTTACTCTGCACCCAATCTTGAACAAGCAACCCAAGCTGAAGTGAACATGGAAGAATCAAACACCAATGCTGATAATTCTGTGGCGGAATCAAGTTTTGTTCCAATAAGGCAGACGTACGACAACACTGGGAATGGGAAAAAGTTATGGGACGAACTTTGTGCAGAAGATGATGAGAAGGATCAGTTAGACTTGACTTTAAACATGGGAGGAAATAATAACAAGAATAAACATACATACGCAGAAgatttatgttgttgttattgtttgtggttttgttgtttttgttttatgtATCTTTTTGAACGTTTGATTACCGAAGATCTTGTTTAA